A single genomic interval of Armigeres subalbatus isolate Guangzhou_Male chromosome 1, GZ_Asu_2, whole genome shotgun sequence harbors:
- the LOC134206363 gene encoding RNA-binding protein spenito-like, producing the protein CFSPSPCDVVSVRLLFVRFVTQLKREFDRFGAIKKIEYNKGDTQAYILYDSIDAATAAVKEMRGFLLGAPDRRIRIDFADNGTTPSFSKRSGCFEEGGEYRRAPDYEYPEGGASYEENSLYGYGGRPFRGRGGFRGRGGFRGSFHSDGPPHHGDNDEWRRSGADGEYDSRRRSGSREPGIDRSRSRSPRQRSPADSDSDSSSHRNGMLSNARTLPEVARKSTTFWQGALILKSSLFPTKLHLTDGNNEIVDSLMKDEEGKHHLRITQRLRLDQPKLEDVQ; encoded by the coding sequence tgtttttctccctcACCTTGTGACGTCGTTTCGGTTCGTTTGTTGTTTGTTCGTTTCGTTACTCAGTTGAAGCGTGAGTTCGACCGTTTTGGTGCCATCAAAAAGATCGAATATAACAAAGGGGACACCCAGGCCTACATTCTGTACGATTCTATTGATGCTGCTACGGCTGCTGTGAAGGAAATGCGTGGATTCCTGTTAGGGGCACCGGATCGTCGTATTCGTATCGATTTTGCTGACAACGGAACAACACCATCGTTCTCAAAGCGCAGTGGATGTtttgaggaaggcggtgagtaTCGTCGCGCCCCCGACTACGAATATCCGGAAGGTGGTGCATCATACGAGGAAAATTCATTGTACGGCTATGGTGGAAGACCGTTCCGCGGCAGAGGAGGATTCCGCGGGCGTGGTGGTTTCCGTGGCAGTTTTCATAGTGATGGCCCACCGCACCACGGGGACAATGATGAATGGCGTCGATCAGGAGCCGATGGCGAATATGATTCACGCCGTCGTTCTGGATCACGTGAACCAGGAATCGATAGATCTCGCTCCCGTTCACCGAGGCAACGCAGTCCGGCTGATTCGGATTCTGATTCGTCTTCTCATAGGAATGGCATGTTATCGAATGCAAGAACGTTACCAGAAGTCGCACGGAAATCTACCACATTCTGGCAAGGGGCGCTGATTTTGAAGAGTTCACTATTCCCCACCAAGTTGCACCTAACGGACGGAAACAACGAAATAGTGGACAGCCTGATGAAGGACGAGGAAGGTAAACACCACCTTCGTATTACTCAGCGACTACGCCTCGATCAACCCAAGTTGGAAGATGTGCAGTAG